From the genome of Uranotaenia lowii strain MFRU-FL chromosome 1, ASM2978415v1, whole genome shotgun sequence, one region includes:
- the LOC129738387 gene encoding transmembrane protein 132E, with protein sequence FLPTGSSLAVEVHFETPDSGFFLKHSPRQSSVPSPSGKGRSISDSVLSIDRFTVVQTSQPVSIRASYGPFSTKQTVPARYIVPDVLESSMDAGQNTTAALIDLQQSNLHLDISAHLVKSSIPRDSPVLRVLFHAGADPGGHLQRQKICVLLHASIGNKTPLKGRCMPEGEDGVCVAEVVIPSSWWPLLPPPEKDGRPQTLLKTPQRMVQVSYSVFEPPARSPEMCEPKVQIQPLTPFAKVPLVPSQMPYKELRADDTLTMMVPQQSLYPLSKIHVPVFLHPEPGQNIAVFIVRARVKAGMRILGASASSEEWNVSVEKENTKHTVARVTAFRKDQDPDSPVASSSGSGGAGVDDANRIQEVFSWLLEVANDTKDHWDGGRIVWSVSYVHDGPKIKELSAEASNSPHEESRKKIVAKLEIQKDDIQAVLPIAKNWELMNTAVLTGRQVSQAMKVFIVSQAGKVADVTLQSSCHAEDESVIKVSSSCSSVYVDGSEARGSSNASVLVKYGTYTGLAKFTVWMPEFPLEVSVADFRLSQIKGWKIPEDHNVSANGKIRRRKRAYGWSGGHHGDDFTNGVSTERNVCRARYQQSPVEVYARFLAVDQDSGRVSYLISRRTGLRVTDLVQPLLRVADPKIATLRGRTLQGRAMGRTDVQVLSPITGRVIGAREVRVGSDKVSLTRLLVRVVSGLQLAISSDNAIENGYIAETSVTRKLTAQYQEGLLDIDLEFSDGSRTPLRDISVDDYFLLVESLDTEVVAFAPMLASHHPRVIAVGEGNGDLLRVTLLLSEECRLRRNIPVSKQGMKSSVGPLVSALASVQVDFSSTTSGDSAGTGGNGGGLRPDTVQNDGTVGRERKPSGRDLSDLADILIGIPLKDDTGSQEGPAAALQPSRQHRGGIPGYVNSKSMVYADATSLEIGMYVLLAAFCLAIGVFVISCVVYASKFRPVTIDVTGEASVRDGMGNASVFGGVNKATESTTNAHDWVWLGRATMDRSTNGHDMSGNPRDSRMHIINNPMNSKYGDAEESIVQVNGFENPNHIRLPSSSAGVEGQTQQLVNSCTYNKRDRRSRTISEDEKAPPLPPHGIPIIEGVDYRPPVPPHRNMGVTANIANRDQPPMIQMRNPRPRVHPRYARSSNTGSCSTTNPAFEIQLHGGNPVQRNLNFTQQQINAALFNNSIPQYSVQPIIRQSTKSPHSFENMGFSVISHPQQQQQQQQQSQQISPLAGPSGYSSRNPEDLHMAERLVQQCAQKSAFKFDTINNQTNRVANKATVVAIGNSNPIAGGGASNSAPTVQTTTAEISPRPASSTAMVVATGVKTLESSSDDNGGFVTPPADQQQSKIPKPPQPLKHSKPTVVGNPMFANTPDSELGPGESLGLDDLDMDYEQIMHYFDNLKESNA encoded by the exons TTTCTCCCAACAGGCTCATCATTGGCAGTGGAGGTTCACTTCGAGACACCAGACAGTGGATTTTTTCTGAAGCACTCGCCCCGGCAAAGTTCGGTGCCCAGTCCCTCCGGAAAGGGTCGATCGATATCGGATTCCGTGCTTTCTATCGATCGATTTACGGTCGTGCAAACTAGTCAACCAGTTTCGATACGAGCCAGCTATGGACCCTTCTCGACGAAACAAACCGTCCCAGCACGCTACATCGTACCGGACGTCCTGGAGTCTTCCATGGACGCCGGCCAGAATACGACGGCGGCCCTCATAGACCTGCAGCAATCGAATCTTCATCTGGACATTTCGGCACATCTAGTGAAAAGTAGCATACCACGGGACTCACCTGTTTTAAGGGTTCTTTTTCATGCGGGCGCTGATCCTGGTGGACATCTACAGCGACAGAAGATCTGCGTACTGCTGCACGCTTCCATCGGCAATAAGACACCACTCAAGGGACGCTGCATGCCGGAAGGTGAGGATGGCGTTTGTGTAGCGGAAGTTGTGATTCCCTCCAGCTGGTGGCCACTGCTTCCACCTCCGGAAAAAGATGGTCGACCGCAAACCCTACTCAAGACGCCGCAACGCATGGTGCAGGTGTCGTACAGCGTTTTCGAGCCACCGGCTCGGAGTCCCGAAATGTGTGAACCAAAAGTACAGATCCAACCGCTGACGCCGTTTGCCAAGGTTCCCCTGGTTCCGTCTCAGATGCCGTACAAGGAGCTGCGAGCCGATGACACGTTGACCATGATGGTACCGCAACAGTCGCTATACCCTCTGTCAAAAATTCATGTGCCCGTGTTCCTGCACCCGGAACCCGGACAGAACATTGCCGTTTTCATTGTAAG AGCTCGAGTCAAGGCCGGTATGCGAATCCTGGGGGCCAGCGCCTCGTCCGAGGAGTGGAACGTCTCGGTCGAGAAGGAGAACACAAAACACACGGTCGCCCGAGTGACTGCCTTCCGTAAGGATCAGGATCCGGACAGTCCGGTTGCTTCTTCCTCCGGAAGTGGAGGGGCCGGCGTTGACGATGCCAATAG GATCCAAGAAGTGTTCTCGTGGCTGCTGGAGGTTGCCAACGATACCAAAGATCACTGGGATGGTGGTCGAATTGTGTGGTCCGTGAGCTACGTGCATGATGGGCCCAAAATCAAGGAACTTTCGGCAGAGGCATCGAACTCTCCGCACGAGGAAAGCCGCAAGAAGATCGTGGCCAAGCTGGAAATCCAAAAGGATGACATTCAGGCCGTGCTACCAATTGCTAAG AATTGGGAGTTGATGAACACGGCTGTTTTGACCGGACGGCAAGTCTCGCAAGCTATGAAAGTTTTCATAGTATCGCAAGCTGGAAAAGTTGCCGACGTTACGTTGCAGAGTTCTTGCCATGCGGAGGATGAGAGTGTTATAAAG GTATCATCGTCCTGTAGTTCGGTCTACGTAGATGGTTCAGAAGCACGTGGATCATCGAATGCCTCTGTCCTGGTTAAGTATGGAACGTATACCGGTTTGGCGAAGTTCACAGTTTGGATGCCCGAGTTTCCTCTGGAAGTGTCCGTTGCAGATTTTCGTCTGTCACAGATCAAGGGTTGGAAGATTCCGGAAGATCACAATGT AAGCGCCAACGGTAAGATCCGCCGACGAAAGCGAGCCTACGGTTGGAGTGGTGGCCATCATGGAGACGATTTTACCAATGGGGTTTCGACTGAGCGAAATGTGTGCCGGGCGCGGTATCAGCAAAGTCCTGTGGAGGTTTACGCCCGCTTCTTGGCGGTCGATCAAGATTCGGGTCGCGTGAGCTATCTGATCTCCAGAAGAACGGGCCTGAGAGTGACGGATCTTGTGCAACCTCTATTACGGGTAGCTGATCCAAAAATTGCTACATTAAGAGGCAGAACACTTCAAGGTCGAGCCATGGGAAGAACCGATGTGCAG gtccTCTCGCCCATCACTGGACGAGTGATCGGTGCACGGGAAGTCCGCGTTGGAAGTGACAAGGTCAGCCTGACACGTTTGCTGGTCCGAGTGGTATCCGGCCTACAGTTAGCGATCTCCAGTGACAACGCGATCGAGAATGGATACATTGCTGAGACTTCGGTAACCCGTAAGCTTACGGCCCAGTACCAAGAGGGTCTGCTGGACATTGATCTCGAGTTCTCTGATGGTTCGCGGACTCCACTGAG gGATATCTCGGTAGATGACTATTTTCTGCTGGTGGAAAGCCTGGATACGGAGGTAGTGGCCTTTGCACCGATGCTTGCGTCTCACCATCCGCGGGTCATTGCCGTCGGTGAAGGTAACGGAGATTTGCTACGGGTTACGCTGCTTCTTTCGGAGGAGTGCCGACTGCGACGGAACATCCCGGTATCGAAGCAG GGAATGAAATCGTCGGTCGGTCCTCTGGTGAGCGCCCTCGCTTCGGTACAGGTGGATTTCAGCTCGACGACTTCGGGCGATAGTGCCGGAACCGGTGGCAATGGTGGCGGCCTTCGACCCGATACGGTCCAGAACGACGGTACCGTTGGACGAGAGCGCAAACCAAGTGGGCGGGATCTAAGTGATTTGGCTGATATTTTGATAGGTATCCCACTGAAGGATGACACCGGAAGTCAAGAGGGTCCGGCGGCCGCGCTGCAACCATCGCGGCAGCACCGGGGTGGTATTCCGGGCTACGTGAACAGCAAGAGTATGGTTTATGCGGACGCAACTTCACTAGAAATTGGCATGTACGTTCTGTTGGCGGCGTTTTGTCTGGCTATAGGGGTCTTTGTCATATCGTGTGTTGTGTACGCCTCGAAGTTCCGTCCGGTTACGATTGATGTGACCGGTGAGGCCAGCGTTCGGGATGGCATGGGAAATGCGTCTGTATTCGGTGGGGTTAACAAGGCTACGGAATCGACCACGAACGCACACGATTGGGTCTGGCTTGGGCGGGCTACGATGGATCGTTCGACCAATGGGCACGATATGAGTGGAAATCCTAGAG ATTCACGAATGCACATCATCAACAACCCGATGAATTCCAAGTATGGCGATGCGGAAGAAAGTATTGTCCAGGTGAATGGTTTCGAAAATCCAAACCACATTCGACTACCGTCGTCAAGTGCTGGCGTCGAAGGTCAAACGCAGCAGCTGGTGAATTCCTGCACCTACAACAAGCGGGATCGCCGAAGTAGGACTATTAG tGAGGATGAAAAAGCACCGCCGCTTCCGCCGCACGGTATCCCGATCATTGAAGGCGTGGACTACCGTCCACCGGTTCCTCCTCATCGTAACATGGGTGTGACAGCCAATATTGCAAACCGA GATCAACCCCCGATGATTCAAATGCGCAACCCGAGGCCGCGAGTTCATCCACGCTACGCCCGCAGCAGTAACACCGGAAGCTGCTCAACGACAAATCCGGCCTTTGAAATCCAGCTACATGGCGGCAATCCCGTTCAGCGTAATCTAAACTTCACCCAGCAGCAGATCAATGCAGCCCTGTTCAACAACAGTATTCCCCAGTATTCGGTACAACCGATCATCCGGCAGTCCACTAAGTCACCACATTCGTTCGAAAACATGGGCTTCTCGGTGATATCTCACcctcagcaacagcagcagcagcaacaacagtcaCAGCAAATATCACCCCTGGCGGGTCCATCCGGTTACAGCAGCCGAAATCCGGAAGATCTTCACATGGCCGAACGTCTGGTACAGCAGTGTGCCCAGAAGTCGGCCTTCAAATTTGACACCATCAACAACCAAACCAACAGGGTTGCCAACAAAGCAACCGTCGTTGCCATTGGCAACAGCAATCCTATCGCGGGAGGAGGAGCAAGCAACAGTGCGCCCACAGTTCAGACGACGACGGCCGAAATCAGTCCGAGGCCGGCCTCATCGACGGCAATGGTAGTGGCAACGGGAGTTAAAACGTTGGAATCGAGTTCCGACGATAACGGTGGCTTCGTGACACCCCCGGCCGATCAACAGCAGTCAAAGATTCCGAAGCCACCGCAGCCGCTGAAGCACAGTAAACCGACGGTCGTCGGCAATCCGATGTTCGCCAACACCCCGGACAGTGAGCTGGGGCCCGGCGAAAGCCTCGGCCTCGACGACCTAGATATGGACTACGAACAAATCATGCACTACTTCGACAACTTGAAG GAATCGAATGCCTGA